In Primulina eburnea isolate SZY01 chromosome 14, ASM2296580v1, whole genome shotgun sequence, the following proteins share a genomic window:
- the LOC140812565 gene encoding NAC domain-containing protein 104-like yields MGDYSSFNCNLPPGFRFYPTDEELVVHFLQRKAAILPYHPDIIPDLDLYPYDPWDLNGKAMGEGNKWYFYSRRTQQRVTGSGHWQSLGVEEPIHTSGGSKVGMKKYCAFYIGEPAQGVKTNWIMEEYRLSDSASTNRETRSRRNSKINDYSKWVVCRVYENDDNGDDGTELSCLDEVFLSLDDMDEISLPED; encoded by the exons ATGGGAGATTATAGCAGCTTCAACTGCAACCTGCCGCCGGGATTTCGGTTTTACCCCACAGATGAAGAGCTTGTGGTTCATTTCCTTCAACGAAAGGCGGCGATTTTGCCTTACCATCCTGATATCATCCCGGATCTTGATCTTTATCCTTATGATCCATGGGACTTAAATG GTAAAGCTATGGGGGAAGGGAACAAGTGGTACTTCTATAGTAGAAGAACACAGCAAAGAGTTACAGGGAGCGGGCATTGGCAGTCACTCGGCGTCGAAGAGCCAATACACACGAGTGGTGGCTCCAAAGTTGGCATGAAAAAATATTGCGCATTTTACATCGGGGAACCGGCTCAAGGGGTCAAAACAAATTGGATCATGGAGGAATATAGGCTCTCTGATTCTGCTTCCACCAATAGAGAAACTAGATCAAGGAGAAACTCCAAGATTAAT GATTACAGCAAATGGGTCGTGTGCCGAGTGTACGAGAACGACGACAACGGCGATGACGGGACGGAACTTTCGTGCTTGGATGAGGTTTTCCTGTCGTTGGATGATATGGATGAAATCAGCTTGCCTGAAGATTGA